A genomic region of Prevotella scopos JCM 17725 contains the following coding sequences:
- a CDS encoding SusC/RagA family TonB-linked outer membrane protein, which translates to MRKGKILPVSVFLSCCSLGAFASSHVVKADNFGKNAVVTATKANTAKVLETQQSSGNVKVTGTIVDNAGDPVIGATIRVKDSQNGTTTDLDGKFEIMAAKGATLIISYIGMNTEEVKVTGDAPLHITLKAEAHQIEEVVVTALGIKRSEKALSYNVQKVGGENLTTVKNPNFMNSLSGKVAGVNINASSAGMGGAARVVMRGPKSITRSNQALYVIDGVPINNTSQGEISGGAFSSQPGSEGIADINPEDIESISVLSGPAAAALYGSAAAQGVIMITTKKGKEGKVSVTVSNSSQFANPFIMPEFQNSYVNRAGEVKSWGAKTPSVYGNYEPKDFFNTGTNVQNNVALTAGTDKNQTYISVGTTNAKGIIPNNKYDRYNFAFRNTTSFLHDKMTFDFNFNYIKEHDKNLTAQGQYFNPLTAVYLFPRGESFDAVRTFELFDVSRGIYLQNWNFGDALSMQNPYWVAKRMVRSNNRSRYMVSASLKYKIFDWMDVVGRLRWDDAATKQEDKRYASTTNLFAHSNYGFYGYDKVNDRSLYGDLMFNINKTLNDFSVSANLGGSFTRNKYNVTGFQGGLKAPSNLFTPNAIDYGTATADNRPIFADNAHKINSLFANVELGWRSMLFMTVTGRNDWDSALDGTDNVSFFYPSVGMSAVISQMAKLPSWISYMKVRGSWASVGSAISPNITSPWRYQYNPASGTYSTVTYKFPSNFRPERTNSWEAGLTTRFFNNALTLDVTLYQSNTRNQTFLRPITGGQGFSAEYVQTGNVRNRGIELSLGYGHTWGDFGWNTSFTYSANRNKIVELLDDPNEVINQGGLSGANIILKKGGTMGDLYMTSDFKRDAEGNVAIKDGNVSQVNLTNPSYRGSVLPKGNIGFSNDFSWKGFNFGFVVTARFGGIVMSQTQALMDAYGVSKVSADARDKGGIAVNNGLVSAEKYYAVVGGDNPIWSEYIYSATNARIQEAHLAYTFPRKMLGGMELSLGLTANNLLMLYNKAPFDPEATASTGTYYQGFDYLMQPSLRTLGFNVKLKF; encoded by the coding sequence ATGAGAAAAGGAAAGATCCTACCAGTAAGTGTTTTCCTATCTTGCTGTAGTTTGGGCGCTTTTGCCAGCAGTCATGTCGTAAAGGCTGATAATTTTGGCAAGAACGCAGTTGTTACAGCAACAAAGGCAAATACCGCAAAGGTATTAGAAACACAACAATCAAGTGGTAACGTAAAAGTTACAGGAACAATCGTTGATAATGCCGGAGACCCTGTTATCGGTGCTACTATTCGTGTGAAAGACTCGCAGAATGGTACAACAACCGACCTCGATGGTAAGTTTGAGATCATGGCGGCTAAGGGTGCTACATTGATTATCAGCTATATCGGTATGAACACCGAGGAGGTGAAGGTAACAGGTGACGCACCTTTGCACATCACGTTGAAGGCTGAGGCTCATCAGATTGAGGAAGTTGTGGTAACTGCTTTGGGTATCAAGCGTTCAGAGAAGGCTTTGAGCTATAACGTTCAGAAGGTAGGCGGTGAGAACCTCACAACGGTTAAGAACCCTAACTTCATGAACTCACTCTCAGGTAAGGTAGCTGGTGTAAACATCAATGCTTCATCAGCCGGTATGGGTGGTGCAGCCCGCGTTGTGATGCGTGGTCCTAAGTCTATTACCCGTAGCAATCAGGCTTTGTATGTAATCGACGGTGTGCCAATCAACAACACCAGTCAGGGTGAGATTTCAGGTGGTGCCTTCAGTTCACAGCCGGGTTCAGAAGGTATTGCCGATATCAACCCAGAGGATATCGAGTCAATCAGCGTCCTCAGTGGTCCTGCTGCTGCTGCCCTCTATGGTTCAGCTGCTGCGCAGGGTGTCATCATGATTACCACGAAGAAGGGTAAGGAGGGTAAGGTAAGTGTGACTGTAAGTAACAGTTCACAGTTTGCTAACCCATTCATCATGCCAGAGTTCCAGAACTCATATGTAAACCGTGCTGGCGAGGTGAAGTCATGGGGTGCAAAGACTCCATCAGTCTATGGTAACTATGAGCCAAAGGACTTCTTCAATACAGGTACGAACGTTCAGAACAACGTTGCTTTGACCGCAGGTACTGACAAGAACCAGACCTACATCTCAGTAGGTACGACAAATGCAAAGGGTATTATCCCTAACAACAAGTACGATCGTTACAACTTTGCTTTCCGTAACACAACATCGTTCTTGCACGACAAGATGACCTTCGACTTCAACTTCAATTACATCAAGGAGCATGATAAGAACTTGACCGCACAGGGTCAGTACTTCAACCCATTGACTGCTGTCTATCTCTTCCCACGTGGTGAGAGCTTCGACGCTGTTCGTACGTTCGAGCTCTTCGATGTTTCAAGAGGTATCTATCTTCAGAACTGGAACTTCGGTGACGCTTTGAGTATGCAGAACCCATATTGGGTAGCAAAGCGCATGGTACGTTCTAACAACCGCAGCCGTTACATGGTAAGTGCAAGTCTGAAGTATAAGATTTTCGACTGGATGGACGTTGTGGGTCGTTTGCGTTGGGACGATGCTGCTACAAAGCAGGAGGACAAGCGTTACGCTTCAACAACCAACCTCTTTGCTCACTCAAACTATGGTTTCTATGGTTATGACAAGGTGAATGATCGTTCACTCTATGGTGACTTGATGTTCAATATCAACAAGACATTGAATGACTTCTCAGTATCAGCCAACCTTGGTGGTTCATTCACTCGTAACAAGTATAACGTAACAGGTTTCCAAGGTGGTTTGAAGGCACCTTCTAACTTGTTTACTCCAAACGCTATTGATTATGGTACAGCAACCGCTGACAACCGTCCAATCTTCGCTGACAACGCACATAAGATCAACTCACTCTTCGCTAACGTTGAGTTGGGCTGGCGCAGTATGCTGTTTATGACCGTTACAGGTCGTAACGACTGGGACTCAGCTTTGGATGGCACCGACAATGTTTCCTTCTTCTATCCATCAGTGGGTATGTCAGCAGTTATCTCACAGATGGCAAAACTCCCATCATGGATTAGCTACATGAAGGTGCGTGGCTCATGGGCATCAGTAGGTTCTGCTATCTCTCCAAACATCACCTCACCATGGCGTTATCAGTATAACCCAGCGTCAGGTACTTATAGCACCGTAACTTATAAGTTCCCATCAAACTTCCGTCCAGAGCGTACCAACTCTTGGGAGGCTGGTTTGACAACTCGTTTCTTCAACAATGCCTTGACATTGGATGTTACACTCTATCAGTCTAACACCCGCAACCAGACCTTCCTCCGTCCTATCACAGGTGGTCAGGGATTCTCTGCTGAATATGTACAGACAGGTAACGTAAGAAACCGTGGTATTGAGCTTTCATTGGGTTATGGCCACACATGGGGCGACTTCGGATGGAACACAAGCTTCACTTACAGTGCTAACCGCAACAAGATTGTTGAGTTGCTCGACGATCCTAACGAGGTTATCAATCAAGGTGGTTTGAGTGGTGCTAACATCATCCTTAAGAAGGGTGGTACGATGGGCGACCTCTATATGACCAGCGACTTCAAGCGTGACGCTGAAGGCAACGTTGCTATCAAGGATGGTAACGTATCACAGGTGAACCTTACCAACCCATCTTATCGTGGTTCAGTACTTCCAAAGGGTAACATTGGTTTCTCTAACGACTTCTCTTGGAAGGGCTTCAACTTCGGTTTCGTTGTTACAGCACGCTTTGGCGGTATCGTAATGTCACAGACACAGGCGTTGATGGATGCTTACGGTGTATCAAAGGTATCTGCTGATGCACGCGACAAGGGCGGTATTGCTGTAAACAATGGTTTGGTATCAGCTGAGAAGTACTACGCTGTAGTAGGTGGTGATAACCCAATCTGGTCAGAGTATATCTACAGTGCAACCAACGCACGTATCCAGGAGGCACACCTCGCTTACACCTTCCCACGTAAGATGTTAGGCGGTATGGAGCTTTCACTCGGTTTGACAGCTAACAACCTCCTCATGCTTTACAACAAGGCACCATTTGATCCAGAGGCAACAGCATCAACAGGTACCTACTATCAGGGCTTTGACTACCTCATGCAGCCAAGCCTTCGTACACTTGGTTTCAACGTGAAGCTGAAATTCTAA
- a CDS encoding RagB/SusD family nutrient uptake outer membrane protein, whose translation MKKINIYKAITACTFASAVLISMPSCTDGFQEANRPGTGASAEDLNRDNYLTSSFIVQMEDQAFPEQENTYQMNQDLIGNYLGRYMTYANNGFAEKNFARLNAPNGWVRYPFKDSMPKTVSAFKEIARVTKGEGPVYAWALILRAQSFMRLTDMYGPLPIGADANDGNAYSSQEDVYKSLIADLNKATEIIKPLVAANANVAISEEHDKVYQGKLANWLKYANSLKLRIAIRIRFVEPTLAKQLGEQAVQDGVITSNEDNCAIAYTPNGQYKTSVEWGDSRACADLESFLTGYNDPRLTKFFTPVEGGIRPVIGCRAAAKIGNKTTAGKAYSAANIKQDSKGVWLTASEMAFCRAEGALAGWSNMGGTAKSLYEEGVKLSFEQWGAGDATTYLADNTSTEKNYEDPISDYGGNVSAVSTITIKWDDSATEEQKMERLITQKWIAMFPNGQEGWCDIRRTGYPKVFPLAQSTDYSIQVANRIPFDIDEATNNKVNYLKAVQMLNGNDDYATKMWWQR comes from the coding sequence ATGAAAAAGATTAATATATATAAAGCCATCACTGCCTGCACATTCGCAAGTGCAGTGTTAATCTCAATGCCATCTTGTACAGATGGTTTTCAGGAGGCAAACCGTCCAGGAACAGGTGCTTCTGCTGAAGACCTGAATCGTGACAACTATCTTACCTCTTCCTTCATCGTACAGATGGAGGACCAAGCTTTCCCTGAGCAGGAGAATACTTACCAGATGAACCAAGACCTTATCGGTAACTACTTGGGCCGTTACATGACTTACGCCAACAATGGTTTCGCTGAGAAGAACTTCGCTCGTCTGAATGCTCCTAATGGTTGGGTACGCTATCCTTTCAAGGATTCTATGCCAAAGACTGTTTCAGCTTTCAAGGAGATTGCGCGTGTGACAAAGGGCGAAGGACCCGTTTATGCTTGGGCTTTGATTCTCCGTGCACAGTCGTTCATGCGTCTGACCGATATGTACGGACCACTTCCTATCGGTGCTGATGCAAACGATGGTAATGCTTACTCTTCACAGGAAGATGTTTACAAGAGCCTTATCGCTGACCTCAACAAGGCTACAGAGATTATCAAACCTCTCGTTGCAGCAAACGCAAATGTTGCTATTTCAGAGGAGCATGACAAGGTTTATCAGGGTAAGTTGGCTAACTGGTTGAAGTATGCTAACTCTTTGAAGCTCCGTATTGCTATCCGCATCCGCTTTGTTGAGCCTACACTGGCTAAGCAGTTAGGTGAGCAGGCTGTGCAGGATGGTGTGATTACAAGCAATGAAGACAACTGCGCTATTGCTTATACACCAAACGGACAGTATAAGACCTCTGTAGAGTGGGGCGATAGCCGTGCTTGTGCCGACCTCGAGAGCTTCCTCACAGGTTATAATGACCCACGTCTGACGAAGTTCTTTACCCCAGTAGAGGGTGGTATTCGTCCGGTAATCGGTTGTCGTGCCGCTGCTAAGATTGGTAACAAGACTACCGCTGGTAAGGCTTACTCAGCTGCTAACATCAAGCAGGACAGCAAGGGCGTATGGCTCACTGCTTCAGAGATGGCTTTCTGTCGTGCTGAGGGTGCTTTGGCAGGATGGAGCAACATGGGTGGTACCGCAAAGAGCCTCTATGAGGAAGGTGTGAAACTCTCCTTCGAGCAGTGGGGTGCTGGTGATGCAACAACCTACTTGGCTGATAACACATCAACCGAGAAGAATTATGAGGACCCAATCAGTGACTATGGTGGGAATGTAAGTGCTGTTAGTACCATCACCATCAAGTGGGACGACTCAGCAACTGAAGAACAGAAGATGGAGCGTCTGATTACTCAGAAGTGGATTGCAATGTTCCCTAACGGACAGGAAGGCTGGTGTGATATCCGTCGTACAGGTTATCCAAAGGTGTTCCCTCTGGCACAGTCAACAGACTACAGCATCCAGGTTGCCAATCGTATCCCATTCGATATCGATGAGGCTACCAATAACAAGGTAAACTACCTTAAGGCTGTTCAGATGTTGAATGGTAATGACGACTATGCTACCAAGATGTGGTGGCAGCGTTAA
- a CDS encoding glycoside hydrolase family 18: MKNLIKIFLLSACAATAFTACSDWTETEAKDGADLTHSNKSEAYYAQLRNYKKTDHPVAFGWFGNWTGTGVTYENSLAGLPDSTDFVSLWGNWKNPTEAMLKDLRFVQKTKGTKVLISCLVFDIGDQITPTNTDKNLTWKEWRHKFWGWGNDEASQIAATEKYANAICDTIAKYGYDGFDLDAEPSYAQPFQTDKELWQNAKVMEAFVKTMGKRIGPKSGTDKMFVIDGEPDAMAAEYGEYFNYFILQAYGSTGNSGLNSRFEAQATHFQQYLTPEQVAKKIIVCENFESYAGKGGVNFQLGNGTTIPSLLGMAYWNPVYNGKTYRKGGVGTYHMEYEYSVSGQAGNYPFLRKAIQIMNPSIQ; this comes from the coding sequence ATGAAGAATTTAATAAAGATATTCTTACTCTCAGCCTGCGCTGCAACAGCTTTCACAGCTTGCAGCGACTGGACTGAAACTGAGGCAAAGGACGGTGCTGACCTCACACACTCAAATAAGTCAGAGGCTTACTATGCTCAACTTCGTAACTATAAGAAGACTGACCACCCTGTAGCTTTCGGTTGGTTTGGTAACTGGACGGGTACAGGCGTAACTTATGAGAACTCATTGGCAGGTCTCCCTGACAGTACTGACTTCGTTTCTCTCTGGGGAAACTGGAAGAACCCAACTGAGGCAATGTTGAAGGACCTTCGCTTTGTTCAGAAGACAAAGGGTACGAAGGTACTCATCAGTTGCCTTGTATTTGACATTGGTGACCAGATTACTCCAACCAATACCGACAAAAACCTCACTTGGAAAGAGTGGCGTCATAAGTTCTGGGGTTGGGGCAATGATGAGGCTTCACAGATTGCAGCTACTGAAAAGTATGCTAACGCTATCTGCGACACTATCGCTAAGTATGGTTATGATGGTTTCGACCTCGATGCTGAACCTTCATATGCTCAGCCTTTCCAGACCGATAAGGAACTTTGGCAGAACGCTAAGGTGATGGAAGCTTTCGTAAAGACAATGGGCAAGCGCATCGGTCCGAAGTCAGGTACTGATAAGATGTTCGTTATCGATGGTGAGCCAGACGCTATGGCTGCAGAGTATGGCGAATACTTTAACTACTTCATCCTGCAGGCGTATGGCAGTACAGGCAACAGTGGTTTGAACAGCCGTTTCGAAGCACAGGCTACTCACTTCCAGCAGTATCTCACGCCTGAGCAGGTGGCAAAGAAGATTATCGTCTGCGAGAACTTTGAGAGCTATGCTGGTAAGGGTGGTGTTAACTTCCAGTTGGGCAACGGCACAACCATTCCTTCACTCTTGGGTATGGCTTACTGGAACCCTGTTTACAATGGTAAGACCTATCGTAAGGGTGGTGTTGGTACCTACCACATGGAATACGAATACAGCGTGTCTGGACAAGCCGGCAACTATCCATTCTTGCGTAAGGCTATTCAGATTATGAATCCATCAATCCAATAA
- a CDS encoding DUF1735 and LamG domain-containing protein, translated as MKYNISKLFIGGLAIASLTLMASCENAEYAPLTNKAFILQTNTNGNSSEKITIGTSAVTSSVNVRLSDLATQDYTFEVVADTTALAEYNQRNETSYKALPASLYSLSSNEVTIEAGKSISSELTLTINPLTQALKDSGQKYAVALRLKSKDGKYDVLNAGSTMVYILDQVVYQAVPIINASHNIHFTMRNTYDLSQWTVEMNVNMSRLGKGLGELNNQTLFGAWGNDGGEIYTRFGDAPIEGNRLQIKTQGTQMNSKQLFEANKWYHLAFVCTGTKLYLYVNGVLDNSMDLPGKNTNLSNRINFGNTDYLRADVKVSELRFWTVARTQAQILNNMYACDPSSTGLEGYWKCNEGQGDTFNDATGHGNTGKCVAVPTWEQNVRIDGK; from the coding sequence ATGAAATACAATATTTCAAAGCTTTTCATCGGAGGACTCGCTATTGCCTCCCTGACATTGATGGCTTCTTGTGAGAATGCAGAATACGCTCCACTCACAAACAAGGCTTTCATCTTACAGACCAATACCAATGGTAACTCAAGTGAGAAGATTACTATCGGTACGTCTGCTGTCACTTCTTCTGTGAACGTGCGTCTCTCTGACCTCGCTACACAGGACTATACCTTCGAGGTAGTTGCTGACACAACAGCTCTCGCTGAGTACAACCAGCGTAACGAAACCTCTTACAAGGCACTGCCTGCAAGTCTTTACAGCTTGTCATCAAACGAGGTGACCATTGAGGCTGGTAAGTCTATCTCTTCTGAGTTGACACTGACCATCAACCCACTCACACAGGCGTTGAAGGATAGTGGTCAGAAGTATGCTGTTGCCCTTCGTCTGAAGAGTAAGGATGGTAAGTATGACGTGCTGAACGCTGGTAGTACAATGGTTTACATCCTCGATCAGGTTGTTTATCAGGCTGTGCCAATCATCAACGCATCACACAACATCCACTTCACAATGCGTAATACCTATGACCTTTCACAGTGGACTGTAGAGATGAACGTGAACATGAGCAGACTCGGTAAGGGTCTTGGCGAACTTAACAACCAGACACTCTTCGGTGCATGGGGTAACGATGGTGGTGAGATTTATACTCGCTTCGGTGATGCTCCTATCGAGGGTAACCGCTTGCAGATTAAGACTCAGGGTACACAGATGAATAGTAAGCAGCTCTTTGAGGCTAACAAGTGGTACCACCTCGCATTCGTTTGCACAGGTACAAAGCTCTACCTCTATGTGAATGGTGTACTTGATAATTCAATGGACCTCCCTGGTAAGAATACTAATCTCAGCAACCGAATCAACTTCGGTAACACCGATTACTTGAGAGCTGACGTGAAGGTGAGCGAACTTCGTTTCTGGACAGTAGCACGCACACAGGCTCAGATTCTCAATAATATGTATGCTTGTGACCCATCAAGCACTGGATTGGAAGGCTATTGGAAGTGTAACGAGGGTCAGGGTGATACCTTCAACGATGCAACAGGTCACGGCAACACCGGTAAGTGTGTGGCTGTTCCAACCTGGGAGCAGAACGTAAGAATCGATGGTAAATAA
- a CDS encoding discoidin domain-containing protein, with product MKINLFKSVLAASLVAATLASCQSEPEVGSTLYPTAEENYSAKAYLYTGSSDGNKLTLAGVKSSTAITLSGDSALFYVRLSAPAEKDVTVTLAASSDGVTARSGEEVMSTEAISLSKTTVSIAKGQQETTEPVVVKLVNGDALKNLTMLKNGVTSVVIKSVDGAETAKTNTKIVVATDFTFDNINASGTLNTAKQIALTDYTMSSPNTNSDATKLNDGNNNSYIYSYVFYEPEFVMEFKSTKTVSGVGILCNYTSYGYGVKKVAVYTSEDGKTWVNMGTASASATYDDNTPFPVVFNSPVTCKYVKVKVLESFSTEKYPRYLIGEMYAYE from the coding sequence ATGAAAATAAACCTATTCAAGTCAGTGCTGGCAGCCTCTTTGGTTGCTGCCACACTGGCATCTTGTCAGAGCGAACCAGAAGTTGGTAGCACGCTCTATCCTACTGCAGAAGAGAACTACTCAGCTAAGGCTTACCTCTACACAGGTAGCAGCGATGGTAATAAGCTGACGCTCGCAGGTGTGAAGTCATCTACAGCCATTACCTTATCAGGCGATAGCGCATTGTTCTATGTGCGACTCTCTGCTCCAGCTGAGAAGGATGTTACGGTTACTTTGGCTGCTTCATCTGATGGTGTTACAGCACGCAGTGGTGAAGAGGTGATGAGCACAGAAGCTATCAGCCTTAGCAAGACAACCGTTTCAATCGCAAAGGGTCAGCAAGAGACTACCGAGCCAGTTGTTGTTAAATTGGTGAATGGTGATGCGCTTAAGAATCTTACGATGTTGAAGAATGGTGTGACCTCTGTTGTCATCAAGAGTGTTGATGGGGCTGAAACAGCAAAGACAAACACTAAGATTGTAGTTGCAACCGACTTCACCTTTGATAACATCAACGCCTCTGGTACGCTTAACACAGCTAAGCAGATTGCATTGACCGATTATACAATGTCATCCCCTAACACTAATTCAGATGCAACAAAGTTGAACGATGGCAATAATAATAGCTACATATATTCATATGTATTTTACGAGCCTGAGTTCGTAATGGAATTCAAGAGCACAAAGACAGTGTCAGGTGTTGGTATCCTTTGCAACTACACAAGCTATGGCTATGGTGTTAAGAAGGTAGCTGTTTACACGAGCGAAGATGGTAAGACATGGGTTAACATGGGTACTGCTTCTGCTTCTGCAACCTACGATGACAATACGCCATTCCCAGTTGTCTTCAATAGTCCTGTAACCTGTAAGTATGTTAAGGTTAAGGTACTCGAAAGTTTCAGCACTGAAAAATATCCTCGCTATTTGATTGGCGAAATGTATGCTTACGAGTAG
- a CDS encoding IS1182 family transposase, translated as MTKIHFRSYIHKKMILFPQRIDKDIAEDAPVRLLDALVDNLMLDNVYKLYKPSGRKPYHPQMMLKVILYAYMNNIYSCRRIESLLKRDIHFIYLAGYEQPDFITINRFRNRVKKEINNIFTQVVLVLAAKGLISLDVEYIDGTKIESKANKYTFVWKRTVEKNRTKLQEQIRTLLLQVDDVIAQDNAAKKEGIEFTAALLDEISEELNKSLESIPKPKTKEEKQAVRTKKKQLKELEKKRNKLQEYDQHLEIMGERNSYSKTDPDATFMHMKEDAMRNGQTKPGYNLQIATENQFITDFALYANRTDTLTLPSFLESFKSRYHRYAKTVVADSGYGSEENYLFMDVHNMEAYVKYNYFHKEQRPRYTPNPFSPASLYYNKEQDFYVCPMGQHMRRIGMKRSLTSNGFVTYSVRYQAEHCDGCPLRGSCFKARGNRIIEVNHQLQHYKQKARELLTSEEGIKHRGRRCIEPEAVFGQTKYNKAYKRFRHFGKDKVNMDFAFFAIAFNIGKMCRKTNLKELKAIMEVLLVTFRCSIQVYIGYLKTNKSFYMKLAA; from the coding sequence ATGACAAAGATACACTTTCGTTCTTACATACACAAGAAAATGATTCTTTTTCCTCAAAGAATCGATAAGGATATCGCAGAAGATGCCCCTGTTCGTCTTTTAGACGCCTTGGTGGATAATCTTATGTTGGATAATGTCTACAAACTTTATAAGCCCAGTGGTCGCAAGCCTTATCATCCACAAATGATGCTTAAGGTGATTCTTTACGCCTATATGAATAATATCTATTCCTGCCGTCGTATAGAGTCACTTCTCAAGCGTGACATTCATTTCATCTATCTGGCAGGATATGAGCAGCCTGATTTTATTACCATCAATCGTTTTCGTAATCGTGTGAAAAAGGAAATCAACAATATATTCACACAAGTCGTATTAGTACTTGCAGCCAAAGGTTTGATAAGTCTTGACGTTGAATATATTGACGGCACAAAAATAGAATCGAAAGCTAACAAGTATACCTTCGTTTGGAAGAGAACCGTGGAAAAGAACCGCACCAAGTTGCAGGAACAAATACGCACACTCTTGCTTCAGGTTGACGATGTCATTGCGCAGGATAATGCCGCTAAGAAAGAAGGTATTGAGTTCACTGCAGCTCTGCTTGATGAGATATCCGAGGAATTGAACAAGTCTTTGGAATCAATCCCTAAACCTAAGACAAAAGAAGAGAAGCAGGCTGTTAGAACCAAGAAAAAACAGCTTAAAGAACTTGAGAAGAAACGTAATAAACTCCAGGAGTATGACCAACACCTTGAGATTATGGGAGAGAGAAACTCCTACAGCAAGACCGACCCTGATGCCACGTTTATGCACATGAAGGAGGACGCTATGCGGAACGGACAGACTAAGCCTGGATATAATCTGCAGATAGCAACGGAGAACCAGTTTATCACCGACTTTGCACTCTATGCCAATCGTACCGATACACTCACACTACCTTCTTTCTTGGAGTCTTTCAAATCACGCTATCATCGTTATGCCAAGACAGTCGTAGCCGATTCAGGGTATGGCTCCGAGGAGAATTATCTGTTCATGGACGTACATAATATGGAAGCCTATGTGAAGTATAACTACTTCCATAAAGAGCAGCGTCCACGCTACACACCTAACCCATTCAGTCCCGCAAGCCTTTATTATAATAAGGAACAGGATTTCTACGTCTGCCCTATGGGACAGCACATGAGGCGTATAGGTATGAAGCGTTCCCTAACCTCTAATGGATTCGTTACTTACAGCGTACGTTATCAGGCAGAACACTGTGATGGTTGTCCGTTGAGAGGCTCATGTTTTAAGGCAAGAGGGAACAGAATTATAGAAGTAAACCACCAACTACAGCACTATAAACAAAAGGCACGGGAACTACTGACCTCGGAAGAAGGCATCAAGCATCGAGGACGAAGGTGCATAGAACCTGAAGCTGTTTTTGGACAAACAAAATATAATAAAGCCTACAAGAGGTTTAGGCATTTTGGGAAAGACAAGGTCAACATGGACTTTGCATTCTTTGCCATTGCCTTTAACATAGGAAAAATGTGCAGAAAAACTAATCTCAAGGAACTAAAAGCCATTATGGAGGTACTTTTAGTCACCTTCAGATGCTCTATACAAGTTTATATAGGCTATTTAAAGACCAATAAATCATTTTATATGAAATTAGCAGCATAG